A stretch of the Paenibacillus dendritiformis genome encodes the following:
- a CDS encoding pentapeptide repeat-containing protein, whose protein sequence is MDKADSIAHFQEHVLWQERANMQLVLERDYQLHKERLAANFVTSFQQICRQIRDAQAREEKGAIGYIAYSMLRTELLEGRYIYRVEALDSGWVFDRHPYVLEYDAGWAFQYLDTLRSRMMAASRMYGGRVTVPVIERMLLTEAIAVHQYVIALARYALPEAVELEEYRDIAKEPEFEIRVGEYMDLSEAVFKQYECERDSASVRAWLEDREEAAYAYESYRNMDLQNGDYGGIDFQFSEFNQCDLSHSSMQDSILIGSRWHDTALVGTDFSRSQVHGVEFRDCDLRGAVFRGVEGANGWKDALFLRYPGLSALRFAGSNLEGADFTGASLYGVDFSEANVVDAVFEGADLTNAVFSQRQREALRLDPQQWEQTLWKT, encoded by the coding sequence GTGGACAAAGCGGACTCGATTGCTCATTTCCAAGAACATGTATTGTGGCAGGAACGGGCAAATATGCAGCTCGTGCTGGAGCGAGATTATCAATTGCATAAAGAACGGCTTGCCGCTAACTTTGTGACCTCCTTCCAACAAATATGCCGACAGATTAGAGACGCACAGGCACGGGAGGAGAAAGGGGCTATCGGATACATCGCGTACTCTATGCTCCGGACCGAGCTGTTGGAAGGCAGATATATCTATCGAGTAGAGGCATTAGATAGCGGATGGGTATTTGACCGCCATCCCTATGTGCTGGAGTATGATGCCGGATGGGCATTTCAGTATCTCGACACGCTGCGGAGCAGGATGATGGCAGCCAGCCGTATGTATGGAGGCAGAGTAACGGTTCCGGTCATTGAACGGATGCTGCTCACGGAAGCAATCGCCGTTCATCAATATGTCATTGCTCTAGCAAGATATGCGCTGCCCGAAGCAGTCGAACTGGAAGAATACCGGGACATTGCAAAAGAGCCTGAATTTGAGATTCGGGTCGGGGAATATATGGACCTGAGCGAAGCGGTGTTCAAGCAATATGAATGTGAGCGGGATTCAGCGTCCGTTCGTGCATGGCTGGAGGACAGGGAAGAGGCGGCGTATGCTTACGAATCCTATCGAAATATGGATTTGCAAAACGGAGACTACGGAGGCATTGACTTCCAATTCTCTGAATTCAATCAATGTGATCTGTCTCACTCCAGCATGCAGGATAGCATACTAATCGGATCGAGATGGCATGATACGGCTCTCGTAGGGACCGATTTCTCCCGGAGTCAGGTTCACGGGGTTGAATTCCGTGACTGTGATCTTCGGGGAGCGGTCTTTCGGGGAGTGGAAGGGGCCAACGGTTGGAAGGACGCTCTATTTCTTCGTTATCCCGGCCTATCCGCGCTTCGTTTTGCCGGCTCTAATCTGGAAGGGGCTGATTTTACGGGGGCCTCTTTATATGGAGTTGATTTTTCCGAAGCAAATGTGGTGGATGCCGTATTTGAGGGGGCGGATTTGACGAACGCCGTATTCTCTCAACGCCAGCGGGAGGCGCTCAGGCTGGATCCGCAGCAATGGGAACAGACTCTATGGAAAACGTAA
- a CDS encoding contractile injection system protein, VgrG/Pvc8 family: MTQSALAYHNLQISPYELLSLQELTMTKKINEHTRLSFTAIVPEELKDSYVEMTDADTTVEISQIDEEGASKPLFSGIVLHIGIKVVRDIYYLEVEAVSHTYKLDVKKKSRSFQNKAMTIPMLLDVIATDYPGLDVVDEATNHARLGRLTVQYEETDWQFLKRIASRYRTSLMPAAVFDKPKFYFGIFQSSSQTRLDDYHYTVRKRMTSYRHFAENDTQQVTENDFIFYEIETNRVLELGNWIGFKGKSLYVCEARTEAKNGLLKHHYVLCSHRGLRQKLIPNSRIAGVSIQGKVIDVVRDTVKVHLNIDKKQSEEEAHRFPYTSMYTAEGHTGWYVMPEIGDPVQIYFPSDREEEGVATGAARENSSVGGTNKLGNPDVKYFRTAAGKEVLLSPEEIVITAKDGEVFIRLNEKDGIEIFSRKGIKLISQDSILMDSGKKVIVSAKNEISMSCKESSIKLDGNATIVGRELKTN; this comes from the coding sequence ATGACCCAGTCGGCGCTCGCTTATCATAATCTGCAAATATCTCCTTACGAGCTGTTAAGCCTGCAAGAATTGACAATGACCAAAAAGATTAATGAGCATACGAGACTTTCTTTTACCGCAATTGTGCCGGAGGAATTGAAGGACAGTTATGTGGAGATGACTGATGCGGATACGACCGTTGAAATCTCTCAAATCGATGAAGAAGGAGCGAGCAAGCCGCTGTTCAGCGGTATTGTGCTACATATCGGCATCAAGGTTGTCCGCGACATTTACTATCTTGAGGTGGAAGCTGTCTCTCATACCTATAAGCTGGATGTGAAGAAGAAGAGCCGATCATTCCAGAACAAAGCGATGACGATTCCCATGCTATTGGATGTCATTGCTACGGATTATCCGGGTCTGGATGTCGTCGACGAGGCGACCAATCATGCACGCTTGGGTCGGCTTACGGTGCAGTATGAGGAGACGGACTGGCAGTTCCTCAAGCGAATCGCGTCACGCTATCGCACGAGTCTCATGCCGGCGGCCGTGTTTGACAAACCGAAATTCTACTTCGGCATCTTCCAGAGCAGTTCCCAGACCCGTCTTGACGACTATCATTATACCGTCCGCAAGCGCATGACATCGTATCGCCATTTTGCCGAAAACGATACTCAGCAGGTTACGGAAAACGATTTTATTTTCTACGAGATAGAGACAAACCGTGTGCTGGAGCTTGGCAACTGGATTGGATTCAAAGGCAAAAGCTTGTACGTCTGCGAAGCAAGAACCGAAGCGAAAAACGGGTTATTGAAGCATCATTATGTCCTCTGTTCGCATCGGGGACTGAGGCAAAAACTGATTCCCAACTCACGAATCGCAGGCGTATCCATTCAAGGAAAAGTCATTGATGTCGTTCGCGACACGGTGAAGGTGCACTTGAACATCGACAAGAAGCAAAGCGAAGAGGAAGCGCATCGCTTTCCCTACACGTCGATGTATACCGCAGAAGGACATACGGGCTGGTACGTTATGCCGGAGATTGGCGATCCGGTTCAAATCTATTTTCCGAGCGACCGGGAGGAAGAGGGAGTCGCAACCGGAGCCGCCCGCGAGAATTCGTCGGTTGGCGGGACGAACAAGCTTGGCAACCCTGACGTTAAATATTTCCGCACAGCCGCGGGCAAGGAAGTGCTGCTGAGCCCTGAAGAAATTGTCATCACGGCAAAAGACGGCGAAGTTTTCATCAGATTAAATGAGAAGGATGGCATTGAGATTTTCAGCAGGAAGGGCATAAAGCTGATATCCCAGGACAGTATCCTGATGGATTCGGGCAAAAAGGTCATCGTATCGGCCAAAAATGAAATCAGCATGTCTTGCAAAGAGAGCAGTATCAAGCTTGATGGCAATGCCACTATTGTCGGCAGGGAATTGAAAACGAACTGA
- a CDS encoding DNA and RNA helicase — protein sequence MFKHQVPHFHRGRILKTDMLENLRDFPRQFVDIAYQSYSSGVLAGTEVRVGPRSLTVGKGIVKHGGLIYMLEQEHELPYRSTGRETVLKIRFHAEQPSSDFTTLPGEIVLDEDTAEVKANEMELGRFKLKEGARLRDDYQSFADLSTEFNTLNVIHVPHAGIGQSTLSPFILRYFAQELLKTRIEHAQDAAFAMLCLNGGAVERDVIQHYLGQRLGTGYRELTNERLYAGLRRVLSEAGSGRAMAPDMRSGGRQRVIVD from the coding sequence TTGTTCAAACATCAGGTGCCGCATTTCCATCGGGGCCGGATTCTGAAGACGGACATGCTGGAGAATCTGCGGGACTTCCCGCGGCAATTCGTCGACATCGCCTACCAGTCCTATTCGAGCGGGGTGCTGGCCGGGACCGAGGTTCGGGTCGGCCCCCGCAGCCTGACGGTCGGCAAAGGCATCGTCAAGCATGGGGGCCTCATCTATATGCTGGAGCAGGAGCATGAGCTCCCCTACCGCTCGACCGGGAGGGAGACTGTGCTCAAAATCCGGTTCCACGCGGAGCAGCCGTCGAGCGACTTCACGACGCTCCCGGGGGAGATCGTGCTGGACGAAGACACGGCCGAGGTAAAGGCGAACGAGATGGAGCTCGGCCGCTTCAAGCTGAAGGAAGGCGCGCGGCTGCGGGACGATTACCAGAGCTTCGCCGACTTGTCTACCGAATTCAACACGCTGAATGTCATTCACGTGCCGCATGCGGGGATCGGGCAGAGCACCTTGTCGCCCTTCATCCTGCGGTACTTCGCACAGGAACTGCTGAAGACCCGCATTGAGCATGCACAGGATGCGGCCTTCGCCATGCTGTGCCTGAACGGCGGCGCGGTGGAGCGGGATGTTATCCAGCATTACCTCGGCCAACGGCTCGGCACCGGCTACCGCGAGCTGACCAACGAGCGGCTCTACGCCGGCCTGCGCCGGGTGCTGAGCGAAGCCGGCAGCGGCCGGGCGATGGCGCCGGACATGCGTTCCGGCGGGCGGCAGCGGGTGATTGTGGATTGA
- a CDS encoding molecular chaperone: protein MAGYSYKLYTQPGRREDARKRAQYHREELLEMTTFQLRNICQREKLIEGLIHTLDRDELIATIMKYRGADESLLITGVRPGGFERVEAAMKKYLGTPLTDTGGIRIPAKITLYSGLKLDRFDGYHVEAGAEIAESNVLLVNENLELCAILNLVKDGSAPGSFYLAMAEEAEVKKTANRQYSLLFFPRAVSEYVYRTYYRDTPLPPAHLYYYKIPVTDLDIRELEETDAVLAIDFGTSNTTAGAYLDSGYIASPNTNDVLSGRIRLDRINYVAFPDTTSADADWIEVLPTVIGVADCSDPERIRYHFGYDALRDRKRNGYSGSATVFHGMKRWVNNYKKREDVMDAQGNAASVSRQELIRAYMLHVIRMAEHQFKCRFRHLHLSGPVKLKKQFIEMFADILPEYRIESDDALDEGLAVLYNTIANQMEQQRFLDGEEYKALVIDCGGGTTDLSSCRFRIEDGHIAYKLDIHTSYENGDTNFGGNNITYRIMQFMKIVFAGYYRGGGTLAGTVPDIDALIDIPAADLYRHVDEFGSEAVYAAFDAAYREAEVVIPTRYKEYEHRSRDEYQRVRNNFYVLWEMADGMKKEFFRRTGILRSRFDSGRGSRAEQDLHLTVLDRWCLSLRENGQFRDVHEPPDVVFNIQEINHLIRADIYAIVHKFLDEFFRDGRLQDYSIIKLTGQSCRIDVFREALKEFVPGRAIEFRQKADDSGKVPELKLACLRGALRYLSARKAGLIEARLTNQAPIVPYSVSALTHTGQEKLLIASYERLDQASGSISRPLGAHEIEFNIRNADGQLRYVAVYANDFTTYRPVRYEEIAAEYGDRIPQDDTDSIANGEAKWFVFAGDGSWGFDTVPVARLNEQLYIGAKQFYAFENDLSELDFFDGLK, encoded by the coding sequence ATGGCCGGATACTCGTACAAGCTGTATACGCAGCCGGGACGCCGGGAGGATGCCCGGAAGCGGGCGCAGTATCACCGGGAGGAACTGTTGGAGATGACGACATTCCAGCTCCGGAACATATGCCAGCGGGAGAAGCTGATCGAGGGGCTGATCCATACGCTGGATCGGGACGAACTGATCGCGACCATCATGAAATACCGGGGCGCAGACGAGAGTCTGCTCATCACTGGCGTCCGGCCGGGCGGATTCGAGCGGGTCGAGGCGGCCATGAAAAAGTATCTGGGCACGCCGCTGACCGATACCGGAGGCATCCGGATTCCGGCGAAGATTACGCTGTACTCCGGCTTGAAGCTGGATCGGTTCGACGGCTACCATGTCGAGGCGGGGGCGGAGATCGCCGAATCGAACGTGCTGCTCGTCAATGAAAATCTGGAGCTGTGCGCCATTCTCAATCTGGTGAAGGACGGCTCTGCGCCGGGAAGCTTTTATTTGGCGATGGCCGAGGAGGCCGAGGTGAAGAAGACGGCGAACCGCCAGTACAGCCTGCTCTTCTTCCCGCGGGCAGTCTCCGAATATGTGTACCGCACGTATTACCGCGACACGCCGCTTCCGCCGGCTCATCTGTATTATTACAAAATTCCGGTCACCGATCTGGACATCCGCGAGTTGGAGGAGACCGATGCCGTCCTGGCGATCGATTTCGGCACCTCGAATACGACGGCCGGAGCGTATTTGGACAGCGGCTACATCGCTTCGCCCAATACGAACGACGTGCTGAGCGGGCGCATTCGCCTCGATCGGATCAACTATGTGGCGTTCCCCGATACGACGTCTGCGGATGCGGATTGGATCGAGGTGCTTCCGACCGTCATCGGCGTGGCGGACTGCTCCGATCCGGAGCGCATCCGTTATCATTTCGGCTACGATGCGCTGCGGGACCGGAAAAGAAACGGCTACAGCGGCAGCGCCACCGTTTTCCACGGCATGAAGCGGTGGGTGAACAACTACAAGAAGCGGGAGGACGTGATGGATGCCCAGGGGAACGCGGCATCGGTGTCCCGGCAGGAGCTGATCCGGGCTTATATGCTCCATGTCATCCGCATGGCGGAGCATCAGTTCAAGTGCCGCTTCCGGCATCTTCATCTGTCGGGCCCGGTCAAGCTGAAGAAGCAGTTCATCGAGATGTTCGCCGATATTTTGCCGGAATACCGGATCGAGTCCGACGATGCGCTCGATGAAGGGTTAGCCGTGCTGTACAACACGATTGCCAATCAGATGGAGCAGCAGCGCTTCCTCGACGGGGAGGAATACAAGGCCTTGGTCATCGACTGCGGCGGAGGGACGACCGATCTGTCTTCTTGCCGCTTCCGCATCGAGGATGGCCACATCGCCTACAAGCTGGACATCCATACCTCCTATGAAAATGGGGATACGAACTTCGGCGGCAACAACATTACGTACCGGATCATGCAATTCATGAAAATCGTCTTCGCCGGGTATTACCGCGGCGGCGGAACGTTGGCCGGGACGGTGCCGGATATCGATGCGCTCATCGACATTCCGGCGGCCGACCTGTACCGCCATGTGGACGAATTCGGGTCGGAGGCGGTCTATGCTGCGTTCGACGCCGCTTACCGCGAGGCGGAGGTTGTCATTCCGACCCGGTATAAGGAATATGAGCACCGCTCCCGGGATGAGTATCAGCGGGTGCGGAACAATTTCTACGTCCTGTGGGAGATGGCGGACGGGATGAAGAAGGAATTTTTCCGCCGGACAGGCATTCTGCGGAGCCGCTTCGATTCGGGGCGCGGCAGCCGGGCGGAGCAGGATCTGCATCTGACGGTCCTGGATCGGTGGTGCCTGTCGCTGCGGGAGAACGGGCAGTTCCGTGACGTTCACGAGCCGCCGGATGTCGTGTTCAACATTCAGGAGATCAACCATCTTATTCGGGCCGACATTTATGCGATTGTGCACAAGTTCCTGGACGAGTTTTTCCGCGACGGCCGGCTGCAGGATTATTCCATCATCAAGCTGACCGGCCAATCGTGCCGGATCGACGTGTTCCGGGAAGCGCTGAAGGAGTTCGTGCCCGGGCGGGCGATCGAGTTCCGGCAGAAGGCGGATGATTCCGGCAAGGTGCCGGAGCTGAAGCTGGCCTGCCTGCGCGGCGCGCTTCGCTACCTGAGCGCCCGGAAGGCGGGGCTGATTGAAGCGCGGCTGACGAATCAGGCGCCGATCGTGCCGTACTCGGTCAGCGCCCTGACCCATACGGGGCAGGAGAAGCTGCTGATCGCGAGCTACGAACGGCTGGATCAGGCGAGCGGCTCAATCTCGCGTCCGCTGGGGGCGCATGAGATCGAGTTCAACATCCGCAATGCGGACGGCCAGCTGCGCTATGTCGCGGTATACGCCAATGATTTCACGACATATCGCCCGGTGCGGTACGAGGAGATCGCCGCGGAATACGGCGATCGGATTCCGCAGGATGATACGGACTCGATTGCCAACGGCGAGGCCAAATGGTTCGTCTTCGCCGGCGACGGCAGCTGGGGCTTCGACACCGTGCCGGTCGCGCGGCTGAACGAGCAGCTCTATATCGGCGCGAAGCAGTTCTATGCCTTCGAGAATGATCTGTCGGAGCTGGATTTCTTCGACGGCTTGAAATAA
- a CDS encoding iron-dependent peroxidase, giving the protein MGVNYIWDLIIQAEQAGIEAKDIRFAPARVYSPYMELSLEDLNTRALQHLEKVEVNPYYRFYDLFKDLFDINNEEDTELRHALFDIILHFLTGIDRRQGMNLREYYIRFVLRDMAEGRFGRRVSEAIPLFTRDEQEAVACNVLRLYETGEAVYLLRDTMRRIFRRSTIYVNCEDKDELLIYVGQEKSEPVRAKVELITDLFLPARFHTEVYWRDHFGIIEMDDTMQLGRIALY; this is encoded by the coding sequence ATGGGCGTGAATTATATATGGGATCTGATCATCCAGGCGGAACAAGCCGGCATTGAGGCGAAGGATATCCGGTTCGCTCCGGCCCGCGTCTACTCGCCCTATATGGAGCTCAGCCTCGAGGATCTCAACACGCGCGCGCTGCAGCATCTGGAGAAGGTCGAGGTCAATCCATACTACCGCTTCTACGACTTGTTCAAGGACCTGTTCGATATTAACAACGAAGAGGATACCGAGCTGCGGCATGCGTTGTTCGATATCATTCTGCACTTCCTGACCGGGATTGACCGCCGGCAGGGGATGAACCTGCGCGAGTATTATATCCGGTTCGTGCTGCGCGATATGGCGGAGGGACGGTTCGGCCGCCGCGTGAGCGAAGCGATCCCGCTGTTCACCCGCGATGAGCAGGAAGCGGTGGCGTGCAATGTGCTGCGCCTGTATGAGACGGGCGAGGCCGTTTATTTGCTGCGGGATACGATGCGGCGCATTTTTCGCCGTTCGACGATTTACGTGAATTGCGAGGACAAGGATGAATTGCTCATCTATGTCGGCCAGGAAAAGTCGGAGCCGGTCCGGGCGAAGGTAGAGCTGATTACGGATCTGTTCCTGCCGGCGCGCTTCCATACGGAAGTCTACTGGCGCGATCACTTCGGCATTATCGAGATGGACGACACGATGCAGTTGGGGCGGATTGCTCTGTATTAG